In Lotus japonicus ecotype B-129 chromosome 5, LjGifu_v1.2, one genomic interval encodes:
- the LOC130718024 gene encoding ABC transporter G family member 21-like: MMPPEQETNIAPNNIQAITNRPENNESPEGSSSTNKVKPSSDDNGSSPKFQPHDPITTPTTSSFSILHQSLRPVTLKFEDVSYSITLQSQKNKGCVLPKEAKVTRRLLSGVTGIAKPGELTAMLGPSGSGKTTLLTALAGRLTGKVSGTITYNGNPDPTCMKRRIGFVSQDDIVYPHLTVLETLTYTALLRLPNSLTREEKAEHAERVITELGLTRCRNSPIGGCMGVFRGISGGERKRVSIGQEMLVNPSLLLLDEPTSGLDSTTAQLIVSVLRRLARAGRTVLTTIHQPSSRLYRMFDKVVVLSDGCPIYSGNAGRVMDYLESVGYMPAFNFVNPADFLLDLANGIVADVKHDDQIEHHEDQASVKQSLISSYKKNLYPLLKEEIHQNNSEQVAFTSGTARRSDNQWATSWWEQFKVLLKRGLQERRHESFSGLRIFQVLSVSILSGLLWWHSDPSHIQDQVGLLFFFSIFWGFFPLFNAIFAFPLERPMLIKERSSGMYHLSSYYVARMVGDLPMELVLPTMFVTITYWMGGLKPSLVTFVLTLLIMLFNVLVSQGIGLALGAILMDVKQATTLASVTMLVFLLAGGYYIQQMPSFIAWLKYISFSHYCYNLLVGVQYSVNEVYECGKGLHCKVRDFPAIRCLELDDLWGDVAALAVMFVGYRVVAYLALRMGQPH, translated from the exons ATGATGCCCCCTGAGCAAGAAACCAATATTGCACCCAACAATATCCAAGCCATCACAAACCGACCTGAGAACAACGAATCACCAGAGGGTTCTTCTTCAACTAACAAGGTAAAACCCAGCTCCGATGACAATGGTAGTTCTCCAAAGTTTCAACCTCATGATCCAATAACAACCCCAACAACATCATCATTTTCCATTCTTCATCAATCCTTGCGTCCTGTCACTCTCAAG TTTGAAGACGTTTCATACAGCATAACCTTGCAAAGTCAAAAGAATAAAGGATGTGTTCTTCCAAAAGAGGCAAAAGTAACCAGAAGACTCCTCAGCGGCGTGACGGGGATAGCGAAACCCGGCGAACTGACGGCAATGTTGGGCCCCTCAGGGAGCGGCAAGACCACCCTCCTCACCGCCCTCGCCGGAAGACTCACTGGAAAAGTCTCTGGCACCATAACCTACAATGGAAACCCGGACCCCACCTGCATGAAGCGCAGGATCGGGTTCGTATCGCAAGACGACATCGTCTACCCTCATCTCACCGTGCTTGAGACGCTCACCTACACCGCCCTACTGAGGCTACCAAATAGCCTCACTAGGGAGGAGAAGGCAGAGCATGCAGAGAGGGTGATTACGGAGCTTGGATTAACACGATGCCGGAACAGCCCCATCGGCGGGTGCATGGGGGTTTTCCGGGGAATCTCCGGCGGGGAGAGGAAAAGGGTGAGCATTGGGCAGGAGATGTTGGTGAACCCGAGTTTGCTGTTGCTGGATGAACCGACGTCCGGTCTGGACTCGACAACGGCTCAGCTTATCGTTTCGGTTCTCCGAAGGCTCGCCCGAGCTGGTCGAACCGTGCTTACCACCATTCACCAACCGTCGAGTCGGTTGTACCGGATGTTTGATAAGGTTGTGGTGCTTTCTGACGGGTGCCCCATTTATAGTGGTAATGCAGGTCGGGTCATGGATTATCTTGAGTCGGTTGGTTATATGCCCGCTTTCAACTTTGTCAACCCGGCTGATTTTCTTCTTGACCTTGCTAACG GCATAGTTGCTGATGTCAAACATGATGATCAGATAGAGCACCATGAGGATCAAGCTTCAGTCAAACAGTCCCTAATTTCATCCTATAAGAAGAACTTATATCCTCTTCTTAAAGAAGAGATTCATCAAAACAACAGTGAGCAAGTAGCTTTCACATCAGGAACAGCTAGAC GTTCTGATAACCAATGGGCCACTAGCTGGTGGGAGCAGTTTAAGGTGCTTCTTAAAAGGGGTTTACAGGAAAGAAGGCATGAATCTTTCTCTGGCTTAAGGATTTTCCAAGTCTTGTCTGTGTCCATTCTCTCAGGACTTCTATGGTGGCACTCTGATCCCTCACACATACAAGATCAG GTAGGActacttttcttcttctccatatTCTGGGGATTCTTCCCTCTCTTCAATGCAATCTTTGCATTCCCTCTCGAGAGGCCAATGCTAATAAAAGAAAGATCATCAGGAATGTACCATCTCTCCTCCTACTATGTTGCTAGGATGGTGGGAGACTTACCAATGGAGCTTGTTCTTCCCACTATGTTTGTAACCATCACCTACTGGATGGGTGGTCTCAAACCTTCACTAGTCACATTTGTGTTAACCCTCTTGATCATGCTTTTCAATGTTctggtctctcaaggaataGGCCTTGCATTGGGGGCAATTCTCATGGATGTGAAGCAGGCCACAACACTAGCTTCAGTGACCATGCTCGTTTTTCTGTTGGCTGGTGGTTACTACATTCAGCAAATGCCTTCTTTTATAGCTTGGTTGAAGTACATTTCTTTCAGCCATTACTGCTATAACCTGCTGGTAGGTGTTCAGTATTCAGTGAATGAGGTGTATGAGTGTGGGAAAGGATTGCATTGTAAGGTGAGAGATTTTCCAGCTATAAGGTGTTTGGAACTTGATGACTTGTGGGGAGATGTGGCTGCATTGGCTGTGATGTTTGTTGGATACAGAGTTGTGGCATATCTAGCTTTGAGGATGGGGCAGCCTCACTGA